One genomic window of Kaistia geumhonensis includes the following:
- a CDS encoding glycosyltransferase family 4 protein, whose protein sequence is MKVMMLVSELEDYTISFVNGVAQHVPVLLGVPRRRYGHLAPWFDPSVDLRLLDWPRHRSPANPRFLFELTRLVRREAPSVIHMLSNSTLWFNLAAPFWRPIPLVTTVHDVELHPGDSDSRVVPRWATNLMARQSDHLVVHGNGLRSLAVTRYAKPLDHVHVLSHPAIQRYADLAKREGMRRRPEDGTFRVLLFGRIFAYKGLETLVEAEALLKGRLPGLRVVIAGRGDDPHEFRPLMGDPSRYDIRNRFIEDIEVAQLFLDADLVVLPYTEASQSGVLNLAAAFGTPVVVTDVGELAATVAPNQLGLIVPAGQPEALADAMLTLSRDADLRARLSGNALAWARGPNAPGAVGEKAADLYRKVVQSCVPS, encoded by the coding sequence ATGAAGGTGATGATGCTGGTCTCCGAGTTGGAGGACTACACGATCTCCTTCGTGAACGGCGTCGCGCAGCACGTTCCCGTCCTGCTCGGCGTGCCGCGCCGTCGATATGGCCATCTGGCGCCCTGGTTCGATCCGTCGGTCGACCTTCGGCTTCTCGACTGGCCCCGCCACCGGTCGCCGGCCAATCCGCGATTTCTGTTCGAGCTGACACGCCTCGTTCGGCGCGAAGCGCCGTCCGTCATCCACATGCTCAGCAACTCGACGCTCTGGTTCAATCTCGCCGCTCCCTTCTGGCGACCGATCCCTCTCGTGACGACGGTCCATGATGTCGAGCTGCATCCGGGTGACTCGGACAGCCGCGTGGTTCCGCGCTGGGCGACGAACCTCATGGCACGGCAGTCGGATCACCTCGTCGTGCACGGGAACGGGCTCCGGAGCCTTGCGGTCACGCGCTATGCCAAGCCGCTGGATCACGTCCATGTCCTCTCCCATCCAGCCATCCAGCGCTATGCCGACCTGGCCAAACGGGAAGGGATGCGACGACGCCCCGAGGACGGAACGTTCCGCGTGCTGCTGTTTGGCCGGATCTTCGCCTACAAGGGCCTCGAGACGCTTGTTGAAGCCGAGGCTCTGCTCAAGGGCCGCCTGCCTGGCCTCAGGGTGGTCATCGCCGGACGAGGCGACGATCCGCACGAGTTCAGGCCGCTGATGGGCGATCCGTCCCGCTACGATATCCGCAACCGGTTCATCGAGGACATCGAGGTCGCGCAGCTGTTCCTCGACGCCGATCTCGTGGTGCTCCCTTACACCGAGGCATCGCAAAGCGGCGTGCTCAATCTCGCCGCGGCGTTCGGTACCCCGGTCGTCGTGACGGATGTCGGCGAACTGGCCGCGACCGTCGCCCCCAATCAGCTGGGCCTCATCGTGCCCGCGGGTCAGCCTGAAGCCTTGGCGGACGCCATGCTGACGCTCAGCCGCGACGCCGATCTGCGCGCAAGGCTGAGCGGCAACGCGCTCGCCTGGGCGCGCGGTCCGAACGCGCCCGGCGCCGTAGGCGAAAAGGCGGCCGACCTCTATCGAAAGGTGGTGCAGTCATGCGTGCCGAGCTAG
- a CDS encoding glycosyltransferase family 4 protein yields the protein MLPAGRASASRANAGSVAVAVRHYVAGGREHGGGIGRLVGYVVDAAAASGVQHAVTDTRGPRWFAPVSVMRLVLAIVAMTSDRVQAPGRIHHIHVAGRGSTRRKLLLAAAARALGCRHILHLHDYDYADDFASRPPALQSSIRRMFQGADRVIALGLRDEKTLAGLIGVDAARLTILRNCVPDPGDTVRDRGRQPVILFLGRLGTRKGVPELLQALASPVMARLQWRAVIAGDGPVDEYRHRAAALGLAKRTSFPGWLGVEATRALCREAAILVLPSRAEGLAMAVIEGMAHGLAVVTTRVGAHEEAVSDGETGLFVPVGDPEALAEALALLVRDEALRTRLGEAARRKFLADFSIQSYLSSLECLYETVKHR from the coding sequence ATGCTGCCGGCGGGCCGTGCCTCCGCGAGCCGGGCCAACGCCGGATCCGTCGCTGTCGCGGTCCGACACTATGTTGCGGGCGGCCGCGAGCATGGCGGCGGTATCGGCCGTCTGGTCGGCTATGTCGTCGATGCCGCGGCCGCTTCCGGCGTGCAGCACGCAGTCACCGATACGCGGGGACCTCGCTGGTTCGCTCCCGTCTCCGTGATGCGCCTGGTCCTGGCGATCGTCGCCATGACGTCGGATCGCGTTCAGGCGCCCGGCCGCATTCATCATATCCATGTCGCCGGACGCGGCAGTACCCGGCGCAAGCTTCTCCTGGCGGCGGCAGCGCGCGCGCTCGGCTGCCGCCACATCCTCCATCTGCACGACTACGACTATGCCGACGACTTTGCGTCCCGGCCGCCTGCGCTCCAGTCCTCGATCCGGCGCATGTTCCAGGGAGCCGACAGGGTCATTGCGCTCGGCCTGCGCGACGAGAAGACGCTGGCCGGCCTGATCGGCGTCGATGCCGCGCGGCTCACGATCCTCAGGAATTGCGTTCCCGATCCCGGCGACACGGTACGGGACCGGGGGCGCCAGCCGGTGATCCTGTTCCTGGGGCGGCTCGGGACGCGCAAGGGCGTGCCCGAATTGCTTCAGGCGCTGGCGAGCCCGGTCATGGCGAGGCTGCAATGGCGGGCCGTGATCGCGGGAGATGGCCCGGTCGACGAATACCGGCATCGGGCGGCGGCGCTCGGCCTTGCGAAACGCACCAGCTTTCCCGGGTGGCTCGGTGTGGAGGCCACGCGGGCACTCTGCCGAGAAGCGGCGATCCTGGTGCTTCCCTCGCGGGCCGAAGGCCTTGCCATGGCGGTCATCGAGGGAATGGCCCATGGGCTCGCCGTGGTCACGACGCGGGTGGGGGCGCATGAAGAGGCCGTCAGCGATGGCGAGACGGGCCTCTTCGTTCCGGTCGGCGACCCCGAAGCGCTCGCCGAGGCGCTCGCGCTCCTGGTGAGGGACGAGGCTCTGCGAACGCGCCTCGGCGAAGCCGCCCGGCGGAAATTTCTCGCCGACTTCAGCATCCAGTCTTACCTCTCATCGCTCGAGTGCCTCTATGAAACCGTCAAACATCGATAG